The genome window TTGAAGCGTTATGATTCGTTTGAACAAATTTGAATTTCACTCACCGACTTCATTGAATGACGCGGTGAATATTCTTTCTTCATCGAATGGAGAAACAAAAATTCTTGCAGGAGGAACGGACGTTCTTGTCGGAATGAAGCAAGGCGTTCTTCAACCGAAACATATTTTGTGGCTCGGAAAAATAAAAGAGTTGCGCAACATTTCGTTTTCAATTAAAGATGGTTTGAAGATTGGTGCAATGTGTACGCTTGCAGAAATTGAGCAAAATGAAAATGTGAAAAAATATTTTCCTTCTATTATTGATGCAGTAAAATCCATAGCATCGCCGCAAATACGAAACAGCGCAACTATCGGCGGCAATTTATGTTTGAACACGCGCTGCTTTTACTACGACCAATCTGATTTCTGGAGAACTTCTCTTGGCAATTGTTTGAAATACGGCGATGGAATTTGTCATGCCGCGCCGGAACTATCACGTTGCACCGCAGTTTTTTCTTCTGACCTTGCG of Ignavibacteria bacterium contains these proteins:
- a CDS encoding 4-hydroxybenzoyl-CoA reductase subunit beta → MIRLNKFEFHSPTSLNDAVNILSSSNGETKILAGGTDVLVGMKQGVLQPKHILWLGKIKELRNISFSIKDGLKIGAMCTLAEIEQNENVKKYFPSIIDAVKSIASPQIRNSATIGGNLCLNTRCFYYDQSDFWRTSLGNCLKYGDGICHAAPELSRCTAVFSSDLAPILIALNSVVELQDANSTRKISLEQFYNDDGMNHA